The Paenibacillus sp. 481 DNA window GGAGCTATTGAATATGCAATTAAGCACAACCGTAAGAGCGTAACGCTTGTTCATAAAGGCAACATCATGAAGTATACAGAAGGCGCGTTTAAAAATTGGGGTTACGAAGTGGCTGAGCAAGAGTTCGCTGAGCACACATTTACATGGGATCAATACGATCGCATTAAAGAAGCAGATGGCGTTGAAGCAGCTAACAAAGCACAAGCTGACGCTGTTGCAGCAGGCAAAGTCATTATTAAAGATGCAATTGCTGATATCGCGTTGCAGCAAGTATTGACTCGTCCAACAGACTTTGACGTGATCGCAACGTTGAACTTGAACGGCGACTACTTGTCTGACGCTTTGGCAGCACAAGTTGGCGGCATCGGCATCGCTCCTGGTGCGAACATCAACTACTTGACAGGCCATGCTATTTTTGAAGCGACGCACGGTACAGCTCCTAAGTATGCTGACCTTGATGTTGTAAATCCAGGCTCCGTTATTTTGTCCGGCGTTATGTTGCTTGAGCACTTGGGCTGGCAAGAAGCGGCTGACGCGATTTACAAAGGTATGGAAACGGCTATTAACAACAAGACCGTTACGTATGACTTCGCACGTCTTATGGATGGTGCAAGCGAAGTGAAATGTTCGCAATTTGCAGACGAAATTATTAAACATTTGGGCTAAGGAGCGAGTGAAATGGCAATTCGACGTAACAAGATTACAGTAGTTGGCGCTGGTTTCACTGGCGCGACGACAGCATTGATGATCGCTCAAAAAGAACTTGGAGATGTCGTACTCGTTGACATTCCACAGTTGGAGAACCCTACAAAAGGTAAAGCGCTCGATATGTTGGAAGCAAGCCCAGTTCAAGGCTTTGACAGCAACATTATCGGTACTTCCAACTATGAAGATGCGCAAGGTTCTAACGTAGTTATCATTACTGCAGGTATTGCACGCAAGCCTGGCATGAGCCGTGATGATTTGGTTAATACGAACGCGGGTATCGTAAGATCAGTTTGCGAAAACGTGAAAAAGTATTGCCCAGATTCCTACGTTATTATTTTGAGCAATCCTGTAGATGCAATGACTTACGTTGCAAATGAGACACTCGGTTTCCCTAAAAACCGTGTCATCGGTCAATCCGGCGTGTTAGATACAGCTCGTTACTGTACGTTTATCGCACAAGAGTTGAACGTTTCGGTTGAAGACGTGCGTGGTGTCGTATTGGGCGGCCACGGCGACGATATGGTTCCACTCGTTCGTTATACGAACGTAGGCGGCGTGCCAATCGAGAAGCTGATTCCGCAAGAGCGTATCGATGCAATCGTACAACGCACGCGCGTTGGCGGTGGCGAAATCGTGAACTTGCTCGGCAACGGCAGCGCATACTATGCGCCAGCAGCTTCGCTTGTGCAAATGACAGAAGCGATTTTGAAAGATAAGAAGCGCATCTTGCCTGTTATTGCGCTGCTGCAAGGCGAATATGGCTATGACAACCTGTTTATGGGCGTAATAGCTGTATTGGGCGGCGACGGTATCGAGAAAATTATCGAGGTTGAATTGACGGCAGACGAGAAAGCTGCGTTGGACAAGTCCGCGCAGTCAGTCCGCAACGTTATTCAAGTCGTTAATGCATAAGATGTGACAATTGTCATACAGATGTCAAAAGTCGGCGTGAAACTACGCCGACTTTCTTTGAGTTAAGGGGAAAAATTTAGTATAATGATACATGTTAAATAGAGAATAAGATGATGGAGGAATGTATCTACAATGCAAACAGCCTTTTCCCTACTACACATTTTCGGTGCTGTTGTTACGGGCTTTTACGCTATTGTTCCGTTTATTTTGTCCAAGGTGAACAAAGTGACGCCTGCTGGACAAGAAGGTGTGCTTCTTAGTGTATTTACAGCTAATCGTATCGCGCAGTACTTTTTGATCGTTCAGTTTATTACGGGCGGTTACTTAATGACGAAGAGCAATTACACACCGCTGTGGATGGCGTTGACGACAATTCTTTTGTTGGCAATCGGCGCGCTCAGCGGCATTATGGGTAAGAACTTGAAGCGTGCAATGGAAGCAGCGAAAGCAGGACAGCCGGATGCTGCACTGCTTAAGAAGTTAAGCACGTTCAGCTTCATTATTTTCGTGTTGTTTATTGTTATGATTGTATTGATGGTGTTTAGCTACAAGTTTATTGGCTAACTTATTAGCTAACGACTTAAAATAAGAGAAAGGTGGATCACGTATATTCGTGGTCCACCTTTTTTGCATGTGAAAGTGAAGCGGTGATAGATGTAGTTCTAGACGTTACGTTGTTAACTGAGCTTCGGTTGCAGCAACCGGAATATGTGAAAATGAGCGGAAATCAAACAAGCCCATATCGGTAAGCTTCAGTTCTGGAATGACGGGTAAGCATAAAAACGACAACGTTACAAACGGATGAAACGCTGTTGCTGCGCCGACCTGTATCAAAGCTTGGTGCAACTGATCGAGTTGAGCCAGTACCTCTGTGTAACTGTCGGTTGAAATAAGTCCGCACAATGACAAACGCAGCGATGCAAGCACTTGACCATTTTGTACAACGACTAGGCCACCGTTCATTTGCTGTACAGCTTGAGCTGCTGCCACCATGTCTTCATGGTTAGTGCCCGCTACGACTAAGTTATGTGAATCATGCGCGACCGTGGAAGCAATTGCTCCAGCTGTAAGTTTGAATCCTTTGACGATACCGACACCGACGTTGCCAGTCAGATGATGTCTTTCCAGAACGGCTAACGTTAATTGATCGTTAACTATGGATGGCTGGAAGAAGCCTTCACGCACCGTCACTTCCTCAATCAGATGCTTCGTAATCAAGCTGTTAGGCTCAATGCCAATAACATGACAACGATGCTGCTGCTCCGTCAGCTGTCCAGCGTTCTCAACGTGCCTCGGACTAGCTGGTTCCAGTTCGATCCGGAACATCGTCTCATCCAAGTGCGGCAGCCGCACGGTTTGTAGTAACTGTTGCGGGATACTAGGTTGTGGCAATTGAGGCCCAACATAGTGCCCATTTTCAGCGACAAGACGGCCTTGTTTATATACTTGAGCGATAGACAAGTTGTCTAAATCATCAAGGAAGAGCAAATCTGCCTCATAGCCAGCTGCCACCGCTCCCTTAAGACTTAAACCGTAGCATTCTGCAGCATTTAAGGAAGCCATTTGAATCGCCTGTAGCGGAGCAATCCCGCTCGCAATCGCCAGCCGTACATTATGGTCAATGCTGCCCTCGTGTAGCAGCTCGTCCAAATGTTTGTCATCTGTACAGAACATAAAGCGGCGTGCATTGTACGGTGTAACGACGGGCGCAAGCGCCTTCACATCTTTGGCGACCGAGCCCTCACGCATAAGCACATACATGCCATTGCGCAGCCGTTCTTTCGCCTCAGCAGCTGCGACACATTCGTGATCCGTCCGAATGCCGCCCGTTCGTAACACTTGCAGCGCTTCATTGCTCAGCCCAGCGCAATGCCCATCAATATAGCCGCCATTGTGCCAAGCGTCGGCCAACTTATCTACCATATCCGCAGCTCCATTTTGCACGGACGGGTAATCCATCACTTCAGCTAACCCTAGAACACGGGGATGTCCATAGAAGGGGCGTAAATGCTCTGCCTCCAACCGTGCGCCAGCATGTTCAAAAGGTGTTGCAGGAACACATGAAGGCAGCATCATAAATACGTCCAACGGTATACGTTCGGATGCGTCTAGCATAAATTGAATGCCGTCTGCCCCTGATACGTTGGCGATCTCATGCGGGTCCGCGATAACGGTCGTGACGCCGTGTGGAATGACCGCACGAGCAAATTCCGGTGGCGTGACCATGGAAGATTCAATATGCACATGAGCATCTATAAAGGCAGGGGAGATGTAACGCCCCGCAGCGTCGATGATTTGTTGCCCTTCGTAGTTGCCGATCCCAACAATGACCCCATCTGTGATGGCAATATCACCTTCAATAAGTTCTAAATTAAACACATCTATGATGCGTCCGTTACGAATCACGATGTCCGCGGGTTTACGTTTGCTTGATGCAGCCAGTCGTTGCTGCAATTTGTCTTTGTCGATAGGATTAGAATGGTTAGTGTTATACGTTGAGTTATCCGTCTGGTTGTTCATTTCAATGCAAATCTCCCTTGTGTAAAAATAAAAAAAACTCTAGCGCGCCGCTAGAGTTTGACATGTAAGGAGAGTAAGACAAAGCCTTGCAAAAATAGCGCGGCCGAGTGTGCGGCGTAGCATCGTTGCAAGACGTCTGTCATTCATTCCTCGTAGTCAAACTATTTACGGTAGTTTGGTAGAAACTTCTGGACCATATTTCCAAATATTATACGAAGATCAATATGCGATTAAAAAATAGATTGTTCCCTATAGTAGCGGGTGCCACCAACATCGTCAATGGTTTATTTTGGATAACTAGGACTTATCAGTACTATTCTCCTTAAAAAAACGGCCTGTCATGATGTAGCGAGTTACATCGCGGAACACGTTCGCTTTGTACAAAGCCGTCAAAATAACGAGTGAAATAATGCCGAGAAAAATGCCGGCCACTCCAAGTAATTTTAATCCGGCAAACAAAGAAATAAGCAGCAGTAGCGGATGCAGACCCAGATTCGTGGCATACAGCTTAGGCTCAATCGATTGTCTCACGACGAGAATGGCTAACCATAACAAGAGCATTCCCGTGCCCAGATACGTATTGCCGTTTAAATACGCGATACAAGCCCAAGGTACAACGATAGCAGGAATACCTACGATCGGGATGAGATCGACGATACCGCCAATAATGGCGATCGTAAGTGCATATTTAACATCCAAAATAAGCAACCCAATCAAAAATATAAAAGCTGATATGGCTGATAAAATGAACGTGACTTTTAAGTAGCCAAACACGCCGTGTTGAATGTCGCGCAATACGATAGAAATCGAGCGACGTGCTTTGTCTGGAACGAGAGAAGCACCTTTAGCCGTGATTTTGTGCCAGTCTTTGCTTATGAGAAACGTCGCTACCATGACAATGACTGTAATCAATGCAAAATTAGGAAGCACAAGAATCGTTGATTTCAGCAGGTTGAATACAAAGGCGACGATCGTGGTGCCGACGTTAGCGACTGTGCTCGTATACTGCGACAATGTCTCCTTAATTTCTTGTAAGCCAATCGTATTGTTTAAATCGGCCAGCAACTGCTGGAATTCAGCGGAATGAACATATTGATTAGCTACACCGCTCCACCATACGATCTGTTCTTGGACGATGCCGGCAATAAACCAGGCTTCTTCGACTATTTTAGTCGTAAATACGTACACCGCTAACGTGATGACGATGAGAAACAAGATGAGAGCTGTAGTCACGGCAACCCAGCGAGGGAACGAAGCCCGATGCTCTAGTAGCCGCACAAACGGGTTCATCATGTAAGCAAGTAGCCACGCGACGAGAAAAGGATACAAAATGGGAAAGCTGAAATACATAAGCATGACAATGGCAATGATGACGATGCTCACCCACACAGCACGAAAAATTCGATGTAACAATGAGTAGTTGATTGCGGACATAGTCTAAAATACCTCCAGTGAGTACATTTTAGCAGAATGGAGAATGAAACCCAAATATGAGGCGAAATGACTGTTATCAGTAAAAAATAATGTGCTGCCCGTTAACAACTACGGGTTTGACATTTCATCTAAGGTCATCTCCAAGCTCGGTGCAAGCTTTTGCAAAAAGTAATCTACCTCTGGCATGGCGAGCTGCTTTAATTTTTGCTCCGTTTGCCGCTTGGCCACGGCGAATTCACGATTGCCTGCGCACAATTCAAACGCGCATTTTACATATGCATCCAGCAAATCGGCTGCTTTTACGTATTGCCGCAGCTCATCCTCTTGCTTGGCATCAATAAGCGCCGCATAGGTCGGTTGCAGCTCCGCAGGAATCATACTAATGAGCCGTTCAGCTGCTAAATGCTCAATTTCCCGAAAATTAGCTAATATTTTGGGATTGTGATGCTTAACTGGGGTGGGGATATCGCCCGTAAACACTTCGGTCGCGTCATGAAACAACGCGATCGTGACCGCCATGCCGCTGTTCACCGCTTTGCCGAACACGACGTTCGCGATCGTACATAGCATGTGGGTCGTCATCGCCACATGGAACGAATGCTCTGCAACGTTGTCGCGAGTTGTATTGCGCATCAAGCTCCACCGTTCAATATGTTTAAGCCTGTACATATAGGCGAAAAAGTGGCTAATTTCGGTTGGGATGTCGGATAGCTCCTTAGATTCGTCGTCGGAGCTGTCCGTGTGTAGATGGGAGACCATGTTCGTGTCAGATCCGGTTTGAGTATCAGTCGTGTCACCCGTATTAGTCGTGCGGGCACTAGCGTGAGCGTTGATGCCAGTGTCGGAGTGGGATTCGGATGTGCTCATACAACATTCCATCCTTTCAAAAGGGCTTTGTTATGCTATTATATGATTGTTGGTATTTTTTGAATAGAAACATTTCAATATCATTCCCGAGCCACCTAGACCTTACAACACGATAGCTTTTCATCCGGGATACTTGCGACGAGAGGGGTAAAGGTATTATCATGCAGCACTTTGAGCAAAGCGTTTACGAACTAATTGTGGAAGCGTCTACAAACTTACCCGGCGATGTGCGCCGTGCCATTCGCCATGCCCAAGAGCGAGAGGATGCGGCAACTCGTTCTGGACTATCACTCACTACGATTGCCCGCAACATTAAGATGGCAGAGCGCAATGTGTCGCCGATATGTCAAGATACGGGCATGCCGACTTTTATCGTGCACACGCCTATCGGTGCAAATCAGATCATTATGAAGGAACAGATTCGCACAGCGGTGAGCCGGGCTACTAAAGCAGGCAAGCTGCGCACGAATTCTGTAGATTCTTTAAACGGGTCAAATAGTGGTGACAACCTCGGACCGGGGACACCGGTAATCCACTTCGAGCAATGGAACCGTGACGAAGTGGAAGTAAAGCTTAT harbors:
- the mdh gene encoding malate dehydrogenase; translation: MAIRRNKITVVGAGFTGATTALMIAQKELGDVVLVDIPQLENPTKGKALDMLEASPVQGFDSNIIGTSNYEDAQGSNVVIITAGIARKPGMSRDDLVNTNAGIVRSVCENVKKYCPDSYVIILSNPVDAMTYVANETLGFPKNRVIGQSGVLDTARYCTFIAQELNVSVEDVRGVVLGGHGDDMVPLVRYTNVGGVPIEKLIPQERIDAIVQRTRVGGGEIVNLLGNGSAYYAPAASLVQMTEAILKDKKRILPVIALLQGEYGYDNLFMGVIAVLGGDGIEKIIEVELTADEKAALDKSAQSVRNVIQVVNA
- the ytvI gene encoding sporulation integral membrane protein YtvI; its protein translation is MSAINYSLLHRIFRAVWVSIVIIAIVMLMYFSFPILYPFLVAWLLAYMMNPFVRLLEHRASFPRWVAVTTALILFLIVITLAVYVFTTKIVEEAWFIAGIVQEQIVWWSGVANQYVHSAEFQQLLADLNNTIGLQEIKETLSQYTSTVANVGTTIVAFVFNLLKSTILVLPNFALITVIVMVATFLISKDWHKITAKGASLVPDKARRSISIVLRDIQHGVFGYLKVTFILSAISAFIFLIGLLILDVKYALTIAIIGGIVDLIPIVGIPAIVVPWACIAYLNGNTYLGTGMLLLWLAILVVRQSIEPKLYATNLGLHPLLLLISLFAGLKLLGVAGIFLGIISLVILTALYKANVFRDVTRYIMTGRFFKENSTDKS
- the yfbR gene encoding 5'-deoxynucleotidase, with translation MSHFFAYMYRLKHIERWSLMRNTTRDNVAEHSFHVAMTTHMLCTIANVVFGKAVNSGMAVTIALFHDATEVFTGDIPTPVKHHNPKILANFREIEHLAAERLISMIPAELQPTYAALIDAKQEDELRQYVKAADLLDAYVKCAFELCAGNREFAVAKRQTEQKLKQLAMPEVDYFLQKLAPSLEMTLDEMSNP
- the icd gene encoding NADP-dependent isocitrate dehydrogenase → MLQLEKFAPPTEGEKITIKDGKLQVPNTPIIPFIEGDGTGRDIWRASKRVLDAAVEKAYKGERKLSWYEVFAGEKAHNSYDEWLPNDTLEAIREYIVAIKGPLTTPIGGGIRSLNVALRQELDLYTCLRPVRYFAGVPSPVKRPELVDMVIFRENTEDIYAGIEYASGSDEVKKVIAFLQQEMGANKIRFPETSGIGIKPVSSEGSKRLVRGAIEYAIKHNRKSVTLVHKGNIMKYTEGAFKNWGYEVAEQEFAEHTFTWDQYDRIKEADGVEAANKAQADAVAAGKVIIKDAIADIALQQVLTRPTDFDVIATLNLNGDYLSDALAAQVGGIGIAPGANINYLTGHAIFEATHGTAPKYADLDVVNPGSVILSGVMLLEHLGWQEAADAIYKGMETAINNKTVTYDFARLMDGASEVKCSQFADEIIKHLG
- the ade gene encoding adenine deaminase, whose protein sequence is MNNQTDNSTYNTNHSNPIDKDKLQQRLAASSKRKPADIVIRNGRIIDVFNLELIEGDIAITDGVIVGIGNYEGQQIIDAAGRYISPAFIDAHVHIESSMVTPPEFARAVIPHGVTTVIADPHEIANVSGADGIQFMLDASERIPLDVFMMLPSCVPATPFEHAGARLEAEHLRPFYGHPRVLGLAEVMDYPSVQNGAADMVDKLADAWHNGGYIDGHCAGLSNEALQVLRTGGIRTDHECVAAAEAKERLRNGMYVLMREGSVAKDVKALAPVVTPYNARRFMFCTDDKHLDELLHEGSIDHNVRLAIASGIAPLQAIQMASLNAAECYGLSLKGAVAAGYEADLLFLDDLDNLSIAQVYKQGRLVAENGHYVGPQLPQPSIPQQLLQTVRLPHLDETMFRIELEPASPRHVENAGQLTEQQHRCHVIGIEPNSLITKHLIEEVTVREGFFQPSIVNDQLTLAVLERHHLTGNVGVGIVKGFKLTAGAIASTVAHDSHNLVVAGTNHEDMVAAAQAVQQMNGGLVVVQNGQVLASLRLSLCGLISTDSYTEVLAQLDQLHQALIQVGAATAFHPFVTLSFLCLPVIPELKLTDMGLFDFRSFSHIPVAATEAQLTT